One Malus sylvestris chromosome 14, drMalSylv7.2, whole genome shotgun sequence DNA segment encodes these proteins:
- the LOC126600283 gene encoding protein LURP-one-related 17-like, translating to MRIVRMWKSLSRTRSVHNHQEQHDHQEYKATGNSTSEACTSLTVWRKSLLISCKGFTVIDSNGDLVYRVDNYVGHPEEVILMDGSGKSVLTMRRRKKLSLIDTWFVHDGEAGNCYPTRSTFAASKSMPTFYVRKNKNMLNTNPRSILAYVYREACGHKRHTYMIEGSFTHRSCKVLDESRNVVAEIKRKEANNGGVSYGLDVFHLIVHPGFDSGLAMALVLVLDQLFS from the exons ATGAGGATTGTTCGTATGTGGAAATCTTTGTCTAGGACCAGGTCTGTCCATAATCATCAAGAACAACATGACCACCAAGAATACAAGGCTACTGGTAATAGTACTTCCGAGGCTTGCACATCATTAACAGTGTGGAGAAAATCCCTTCTAATTAGCTGTAAAGGGTTCACAGTCATCGATTCAAATGGAGATCTTGTTTATCGAGTGGACAACTACGTCGGACATCCTGAGGAAGTCATTCTCATGGATGGCTCTGGAAAGTCTGTCCTCACAATGCGTCGCCGAAAG AAGCTTAGTCTAATTGATACTTGGTTTGTGCACGACGGGGAAGCTGGCAATTGTTACCCAACAAGATCAACATTTGCAGCATCAAAAAGTATGCCAACGTTTTACGTgaggaagaacaagaacatgCTAAATACCAATCCCAGGAGTATACTTGCTTATGTGTATCGAGAGGCATGTGGCCACAAAAGGCATACATATATGATTGAAGGTTCTTTCACGCACAGATCATGCAAGGTATTAGATGAGTCGAGGAATGTGGTGGCTGAGATCAAGAGAAAGGAAGCAAATAATGGAGGTGTTTCTTATGGATTAGATGTTTTTCATTTAATTGTGCATCCTGGCTTTGATTCTGGACTTGCAATGGCTCTTGTATTAGTATTAGATCAATTGTTTTCTTAG